In Paeniglutamicibacter kerguelensis, one genomic interval encodes:
- a CDS encoding 1-phosphofructokinase family hexose kinase: MIATLTMNPSMDRTIELDAPLQRGGVQRALSLTSQAAGKGVNVARALASGGLRTLAVLPGDPHDPVVLGLADGNLPHVALPIGQPLRSNLTLAEADGTTTKVNAPGPLLDAGHQRALVEAVLAAADGASWLVLAGSLPPGVAPGFYAGLVAEVRDRLGARAPRIAVDTSGEPLAALFAAGPAGTPDLIKPNAEELAELTGEGTGPELEADHERAGAAALRLVEAGAGAVLATLGSKGAVLASAAGSWHATHDPVTARSTVGAGDSALAGYLLADAAGGGPADCLRQAVAHGSAAVALPGSTIPAPEHTNPRAVTVAALPAPLPTEGKP, from the coding sequence ATGATCGCCACGCTGACCATGAACCCCAGCATGGACCGAACCATCGAGCTGGACGCGCCCCTGCAGCGCGGCGGGGTCCAGCGGGCCCTGTCGCTGACATCCCAGGCGGCCGGCAAGGGCGTGAACGTGGCCCGCGCCCTTGCCTCCGGCGGGCTGCGCACGCTGGCGGTGCTGCCGGGGGACCCTCACGACCCCGTGGTGCTCGGCCTCGCGGACGGCAACCTGCCCCACGTGGCGCTGCCGATCGGCCAGCCGTTGCGCAGCAACCTGACCCTGGCTGAGGCCGACGGAACCACCACCAAAGTCAACGCCCCCGGCCCCCTGTTGGACGCCGGACACCAGCGCGCACTCGTCGAGGCCGTGCTTGCCGCGGCCGACGGGGCCAGTTGGCTGGTGCTGGCAGGATCCCTGCCGCCGGGCGTGGCCCCGGGGTTCTACGCCGGACTCGTTGCCGAGGTCCGCGACCGGCTCGGCGCCCGGGCCCCGCGCATCGCCGTTGACACCTCCGGCGAACCGCTCGCCGCGCTCTTCGCCGCCGGCCCGGCCGGCACCCCGGACCTCATCAAGCCCAACGCGGAGGAACTTGCAGAGCTCACCGGGGAAGGCACCGGGCCGGAACTCGAGGCCGACCACGAACGTGCAGGCGCTGCGGCGCTGAGGCTCGTCGAGGCCGGTGCCGGGGCCGTGCTGGCCACGCTCGGTTCGAAGGGCGCGGTGCTGGCCAGCGCCGCTGGCAGCTGGCACGCAACCCACGACCCCGTCACCGCACGCAGCACCGTAGGCGCCGGCGACTCGGCCCTGGCCGGATACCTGCTCGCCGACGCGGCTGGCGGGGGACCCGCCGACTGCCTGCGCCAGGCAGTCGCCCACGGATCGGCCGCCGTCGCCCTGCCGGGCTCCACCATTCCCGCCCCCGAACACACCAACCCGCGCGCCGTCACCGTCGCCGCGCTTCCCGCTCCACTCCCCACCGAAGGAAAGCCATGA
- a CDS encoding DeoR/GlpR family DNA-binding transcription regulator, whose amino-acid sequence MFAEERHRLVTEQLSLQGKVGVADLSERFGITRETVRRDLAQLEQVGVLRRVHGGAVVAAKASTAEQSHTARTTQNLAAKRRIAAKALELLPQGATSILLDAGTTTELLAGLLAEELAVPRAEELLVITHALPIAQRVSPALPLELIGGRVRGLTSAATGSHTLAQLDSLRPDIAFVGANGVDADFGLSTPDALEAAVKTAIVGCARRVVVLADSSKLGETALVRFAALADIDTLVTDREPDAELAAALEAADVEVVLA is encoded by the coding sequence GTGTTTGCCGAAGAACGCCACCGCCTCGTCACCGAACAGCTGTCCCTGCAGGGCAAGGTCGGTGTTGCAGACCTGTCCGAACGCTTCGGAATCACCCGCGAAACCGTGCGCCGCGACCTCGCCCAATTGGAGCAGGTCGGCGTGTTGCGCCGGGTGCATGGCGGTGCGGTTGTCGCCGCGAAGGCCAGCACCGCGGAACAGAGCCACACGGCCCGCACCACCCAGAACCTGGCTGCCAAGCGGCGCATTGCCGCGAAGGCACTCGAACTGCTCCCGCAGGGTGCCACCTCGATCCTGCTCGATGCCGGAACCACCACCGAACTCCTGGCCGGACTGCTGGCCGAGGAACTTGCCGTGCCGAGGGCCGAGGAACTTCTGGTGATCACCCACGCACTGCCCATCGCGCAACGTGTCTCCCCGGCCCTGCCGCTGGAACTCATCGGCGGCCGGGTGCGCGGCCTCACCAGCGCGGCCACCGGCAGTCACACGCTCGCCCAACTGGACTCGTTGCGCCCGGACATCGCCTTTGTCGGGGCAAACGGCGTGGACGCCGACTTCGGCCTGAGCACCCCCGATGCGCTCGAAGCCGCGGTGAAGACCGCGATCGTCGGTTGTGCGCGGCGTGTGGTGGTGCTGGCCGACTCCAGCAAGCTGGGTGAGACCGCGTTGGTCCGCTTCGCGGCCCTCGCCGACATCGACACCCTGGTCACCGACCGGGAGCCCGATGCCGAGCTGGCCGCGGCCCTCGAGGCCGCCGACGTCGAGGTGGTGCTGGCATGA
- a CDS encoding ABC transporter permease encodes MIGSPQTQRRSVGWARPGGRKTQEAKMMSGSGNLSFGKPSPRRRRGSGTARRAMSAIVLGLFDSVLGAGMGIVGGAVLMTIMKFRGDSTFVDVHVIWPVIFGLVLVGLLSAVVAALVPARAVASQVTLAALKSGRTAEAVSKRTPRIGLLLLLLSGISLAAGVTTALLQGRSAEASQWLLITAGLVAFGTIALIGGLICLTGKIVTLLTSHSAWLPVPFRLAARDSARNRSRKVPAIAAVLAAASLSGALIVLTSSFMQQASDMHQWRFNLYQAAVALEKTETVDTQVGPDSWTTSDMKMVEIDPEPVTAAVQQIFGPELKQQVIAGTPSSAACHVNEFKAEQQGLDPANVRYPSWILQEPPENRCAMGEDFRPKDLNDWRCSGPMSQGGPHDVVPAVVVGGEAELKALLGRTPSAAALKTLKEGGVVVTNKVFMTDETSAALIMYDRNEPWRLGAGNGYQEGSAYLRTQYNPITTHALQAVLEEPDRPLDFFGVVSAETAAKVKMPVVDRGLLLTSPQAPKPETDGQLRKCLGGADRRRVLLAI; translated from the coding sequence ATGATCGGCTCACCGCAAACCCAACGTCGTTCAGTAGGTTGGGCCCGTCCAGGAGGTCGCAAGACACAGGAAGCCAAGATGATGAGTGGAAGTGGCAATCTCAGTTTCGGAAAACCATCGCCCCGCCGGCGCCGCGGCTCCGGCACAGCCCGCCGGGCAATGTCCGCCATCGTGCTTGGCCTGTTCGACAGTGTGCTCGGGGCCGGCATGGGAATCGTTGGCGGTGCGGTCTTGATGACGATCATGAAATTCCGGGGCGATTCGACGTTCGTCGACGTACATGTCATCTGGCCGGTCATCTTCGGGCTGGTACTCGTGGGGTTGCTCTCCGCAGTGGTCGCGGCGCTCGTTCCGGCGCGTGCCGTGGCCAGCCAGGTTACGCTAGCGGCCCTGAAATCCGGACGGACCGCCGAAGCTGTTTCCAAACGGACTCCGCGCATTGGACTGCTGCTGCTCCTGCTATCGGGCATCTCTCTGGCCGCGGGCGTCACCACCGCTTTGCTGCAGGGACGGAGCGCAGAGGCCAGTCAATGGCTGCTGATCACCGCCGGTCTGGTCGCGTTCGGGACCATTGCATTGATCGGCGGGCTGATCTGCCTGACGGGAAAGATCGTCACGCTACTGACCTCCCACTCTGCATGGCTACCCGTACCCTTCAGGCTTGCTGCACGGGACTCGGCACGCAACCGCAGTCGCAAGGTTCCCGCCATCGCGGCGGTGCTGGCCGCTGCATCGCTCTCCGGAGCTTTGATAGTGCTGACTTCAAGCTTTATGCAGCAGGCTAGCGACATGCACCAATGGCGCTTCAACCTTTACCAGGCCGCGGTTGCGTTGGAAAAAACCGAGACAGTTGACACTCAAGTCGGCCCCGATTCGTGGACTACGTCAGACATGAAAATGGTCGAGATCGATCCGGAACCCGTGACTGCCGCGGTCCAACAGATTTTCGGTCCGGAACTCAAGCAGCAGGTCATCGCAGGAACGCCGAGCAGCGCCGCATGCCACGTAAATGAGTTCAAGGCCGAACAGCAAGGTCTTGATCCAGCAAACGTTCGGTACCCCTCCTGGATTCTGCAGGAACCGCCGGAGAACCGGTGCGCCATGGGCGAGGATTTCCGGCCCAAGGATCTCAACGACTGGCGTTGCAGTGGTCCCATGAGCCAGGGAGGGCCACACGACGTTGTTCCGGCCGTGGTCGTGGGCGGGGAAGCTGAACTTAAAGCGCTGCTGGGTCGCACCCCAAGTGCCGCGGCTCTCAAGACCTTGAAAGAGGGTGGGGTCGTCGTCACCAACAAGGTTTTCATGACCGACGAGACCTCTGCAGCGCTCATCATGTATGACCGCAATGAACCTTGGCGGTTGGGCGCCGGAAATGGCTACCAAGAAGGCAGCGCCTATTTGCGTACGCAATACAACCCGATCACAACGCACGCGCTCCAAGCCGTGCTGGAGGAACCGGACCGTCCCTTGGACTTCTTCGGTGTGGTTTCGGCCGAAACCGCGGCAAAGGTCAAGATGCCCGTTGTGGATCGGGGCTTGCTGCTGACTTCACCACAAGCCCCCAAGCCAGAAACAGACGGACAACTACGAAAGTGCCTTGGTGGCGCTGACAGGCGACGCGTACTACTCGCAATTTGA
- a CDS encoding YciI family protein: MTQYMISVSHNTAEAPTMETMDPAVIQPIIDAVDAFNDRLRAEGAWVFAGGLHPIQTATTVDNTGDTPVVTDGPHAQFEEYLGGFWVIEANDLDAALEWAKDASKACAGRVEVRAFQDAPA, translated from the coding sequence ATGACGCAGTACATGATCTCGGTTAGCCACAACACGGCCGAGGCCCCGACGATGGAAACCATGGACCCCGCCGTGATCCAGCCGATCATTGACGCGGTCGATGCCTTCAACGACAGGCTCCGCGCCGAAGGCGCGTGGGTATTCGCCGGCGGGTTGCACCCCATCCAGACGGCAACCACGGTGGACAACACCGGAGACACACCGGTCGTGACCGACGGTCCTCATGCCCAGTTCGAGGAATACCTCGGCGGCTTCTGGGTCATCGAGGCCAACGACCTCGATGCCGCACTGGAGTGGGCCAAGGACGCTTCGAAGGCGTGCGCGGGCCGGGTCGAGGTACGCGCGTTCCAGGACGCGCCCGCCTGA
- a CDS encoding dihydrofolate reductase family protein, giving the protein MLIYSMGVSVDGFITDREGGFGWTDPNEEQFRFHIAQVGELGGYLCGRRLYETMLVWETDPTMRNSELGAIFADIWCALPKVVFSRTLDTVQGNARLAEAPLAEEVAVVLGATDRDVALGGANLAAAAIGLGLVDELRIFRNPVSSAAARPSCRLSPKPFGWTSSRSRRSARAWSSSATGAPVMGRTDTAVRHTKKRPSGFLTGGPPGSRNAFSRRAGRPRTGRSPGR; this is encoded by the coding sequence ATGCTGATCTACTCGATGGGCGTCTCGGTGGACGGCTTTATCACCGATCGCGAGGGCGGGTTCGGGTGGACCGATCCGAACGAGGAGCAGTTTCGTTTCCACATCGCGCAGGTAGGCGAACTCGGCGGCTATCTGTGCGGCCGCCGGCTTTACGAAACCATGCTGGTGTGGGAGACGGATCCGACGATGCGCAACAGCGAACTCGGAGCTATTTTCGCCGACATATGGTGCGCTCTCCCGAAGGTCGTTTTCAGCCGCACGCTCGACACCGTCCAGGGCAACGCCCGGCTCGCCGAGGCACCGCTGGCGGAGGAAGTCGCCGTGGTGCTCGGCGCGACCGACAGGGACGTGGCGCTCGGCGGCGCAAACCTGGCCGCTGCAGCCATCGGGCTCGGTCTCGTCGACGAGCTGCGCATCTTCCGCAACCCGGTGTCGTCGGCGGCGGCACGCCCTTCCTGCCGCCTGTCGCCGAAACCATTCGGCTGGACCTCATCGAGATCAAGACGTTCGGCTCGCGCGTGGTCTTCGAGCGCTACCGGCGCGCCCGTGATGGGTCGGACTGACACCGCCGTCCGGCACACAAAAAAGCGGCCCTCCGGATTTTTGACCGGAGGGCCGCCCGGAAGCAGGAACGCGTTTAGCCGAAGAGCGGGCCGCCCACGAACGGGTCGATCGCCAGGGCGATGA
- a CDS encoding heme o synthase, translating into MSVKTVSVESATTARAARQPNESVGDFVSRKAKAYLALTKPRVVELLLVTTLPTMIFAERGFPSITLVLATLFGGAMAAGASGAFNCYIDRDMDKVMKRTKGRPLVTGEVTPREALVFAYLLGIASLVVLWFGTNPLTTALGLAAILFYVVLYTLILKRRTAQNIVWGGIAGCMPVLIAWAAVTEKIEWPAVILFLIIFLWTPPHYWPLSMKYADDYNAAHVPMLGAISTARKVSVQVVLYAWATVVCSLLLAPMGYAGIVYTVLAGVSGAWFIYECHVLYREAQRNHEPADMNKKAMKVFHISITYLTLVFIALAIDPFVGGPLFG; encoded by the coding sequence ATGTCTGTGAAGACCGTTTCCGTTGAATCCGCAACGACTGCTCGTGCAGCTCGTCAGCCGAATGAATCGGTGGGCGACTTCGTTTCACGCAAGGCCAAGGCGTATCTTGCGCTGACGAAGCCGCGCGTGGTCGAACTCCTGCTCGTCACCACGTTGCCAACCATGATCTTCGCTGAACGCGGTTTCCCGTCGATCACATTGGTGCTGGCCACGCTCTTCGGCGGCGCCATGGCCGCGGGCGCATCGGGTGCATTCAATTGCTACATCGACCGCGACATGGACAAGGTCATGAAACGCACCAAGGGGCGCCCGCTGGTCACCGGCGAGGTCACCCCGCGCGAGGCCCTGGTCTTCGCCTACCTGCTGGGCATCGCCTCGCTGGTGGTGCTGTGGTTCGGGACCAACCCGCTGACCACGGCCCTTGGCCTGGCCGCGATCCTCTTCTACGTGGTGCTGTACACGCTGATCCTCAAGCGCCGCACCGCCCAGAACATCGTCTGGGGCGGCATTGCCGGCTGCATGCCGGTGCTCATCGCCTGGGCCGCCGTGACCGAGAAGATCGAATGGCCCGCCGTCATCCTGTTCCTGATCATCTTCTTGTGGACCCCGCCGCACTACTGGCCGCTGTCCATGAAGTACGCGGACGACTACAACGCGGCACACGTGCCGATGCTCGGCGCGATCTCCACGGCCCGCAAGGTCTCCGTCCAGGTTGTCCTCTACGCCTGGGCCACCGTTGTCTGCTCGCTGCTGCTGGCACCGATGGGCTACGCGGGAATCGTTTACACGGTCCTGGCCGGCGTCAGCGGTGCCTGGTTCATCTACGAATGCCACGTGCTCTACCGCGAGGCGCAGCGCAACCACGAACCGGCGGACATGAACAAGAAGGCCATGAAGGTCTTCCACATCTCCATCACGTACCTGACGCTTGTGTTCATCGCCCTGGCGATCGACCCGTTCGTGGGCGGCCCGCTCTTCGGCTAA